In Longimicrobium terrae, a single window of DNA contains:
- a CDS encoding MFS transporter: MSFGFLGIQFGWGLQLANMSAVYEKLGARPDEVPLLWLAAPVTGLLVQPIIGALSDRTWGPLGRRRPYFLTGAILASIALFFMPTSTSLWMAATLLWILDASINISMEPFRAFVADKLDLSQRTAGFVMQSFFIGVGASLANALPLILSWMGVTGATASGIPLSVKYSFQIGACVFLLAVLWTVFTTTEHPPEDLAAFEHEKRSRGGVGALFGEIGSAVREMPATMKQLAVVQFFTWLGLFCMWMFFVPTVARHVFGATDPKSELYTRGVEWGGLAFAFYSVTCFAVAFALPVLARATSRKLTHALALLCGAAGLLSVWAIHDKYLLLLTMVGVGIAWASILSMPFAILSTAIPSERMGVYMGVFNFFIVIPEILASLAFGPLIRSVFGADNPNASLYMVMAGGVCMVIAAAAVLLVHDAGDAVDAAGLMDADEHEALGIQGSVQPVPSSGRMD; encoded by the coding sequence ATGAGCTTCGGCTTTCTCGGCATTCAGTTCGGCTGGGGGCTGCAGCTCGCCAACATGTCGGCCGTGTACGAGAAGCTGGGCGCGCGTCCGGACGAGGTGCCGCTGCTGTGGCTGGCGGCGCCGGTCACCGGGCTGCTGGTGCAGCCCATCATCGGTGCGCTCAGCGACCGCACCTGGGGCCCGCTGGGACGCCGCCGCCCGTACTTTCTCACCGGCGCCATCCTGGCTTCCATCGCGCTGTTCTTCATGCCCACTTCCACCTCGCTGTGGATGGCGGCGACGCTGCTGTGGATTCTGGACGCCTCCATCAACATCAGCATGGAGCCGTTCCGCGCGTTCGTGGCCGACAAGCTGGACCTGAGTCAGCGGACGGCCGGCTTCGTGATGCAGTCGTTCTTCATCGGCGTGGGCGCCAGCCTGGCCAACGCGCTCCCGCTCATCCTGAGCTGGATGGGCGTGACCGGCGCCACCGCGAGCGGAATTCCGCTCTCGGTGAAGTACTCGTTCCAGATCGGCGCCTGCGTGTTTCTGCTGGCCGTGCTGTGGACGGTGTTCACCACCACCGAGCACCCGCCGGAGGACCTCGCCGCGTTCGAGCACGAGAAGCGGAGCCGCGGCGGCGTGGGCGCGCTGTTCGGCGAAATCGGTTCGGCCGTGCGCGAGATGCCGGCCACCATGAAGCAGCTTGCCGTAGTTCAGTTCTTTACCTGGCTGGGCCTGTTCTGCATGTGGATGTTCTTTGTGCCCACGGTGGCGCGTCACGTGTTCGGCGCCACCGATCCCAAGTCGGAACTGTACACGCGCGGCGTGGAGTGGGGCGGGCTGGCGTTCGCCTTCTACTCCGTCACCTGCTTCGCCGTCGCGTTCGCCCTGCCCGTGCTGGCCCGGGCCACCAGCCGCAAGCTGACGCACGCCCTGGCGCTGCTGTGCGGCGCGGCCGGGCTGCTGAGCGTGTGGGCCATCCACGACAAGTACCTGCTGCTGCTGACGATGGTGGGCGTGGGGATCGCCTGGGCCTCCATCCTGTCCATGCCGTTCGCCATCCTGTCCACCGCCATTCCGTCGGAGCGGATGGGCGTGTACATGGGCGTGTTCAACTTCTTCATCGTCATCCCCGAGATCCTGGCGTCGCTGGCGTTCGGCCCGCTGATTCGCTCGGTGTTCGGCGCCGACAACCCCAACGCGTCGCTCTACATGGTGATGGCCGGCGGCGTCTGCATGGTGATCGCCGCCGCGGCCGTGCTGCTGGTGCACGACGCGGGTGACGCCGTGGACGCGGCGGGGCTGATGGATGCCGACGAGCACGAGGCGCTCGGCATTCAGGGCTCCGTGCAGCCCGTTCCCAGCAGCGGCCGCATGGATTGA